One Bradyrhizobium zhanjiangense DNA segment encodes these proteins:
- a CDS encoding NrtA/SsuA/CpmA family ABC transporter substrate-binding protein, whose product MRSTTALRSAVFVLTASFLFATPQRATAEELLKARLAQNLGPISGLAIVANAKGIFARQGLDISVSNFTSGKQCLDTVLGGGADIATTAEAPVTAAAMAQQPIAFVAGMEYSDLKTMTAASAGIKTKADLRGKRIAFTAGTGSEVYTSVLLKAAGLTSKDVTLVNLRPQEMLPAMAAGSIDAFDTWEPHVANAKKALGEGAIPLETKGLYSETFNIVVTQSYLAANPAIVSKFLASLIEAEGWLKAHPDDAIDVIATATGMKRDELASIWPDYVYRVRLDDRILTTLKTHAAWRLETGNHPPGASMPDFSKVLVTAPLKTLDPARVTLEARP is encoded by the coding sequence ATGCGATCAACAACCGCTCTTCGCTCTGCCGTGTTCGTGCTTACTGCGTCCTTCCTGTTTGCGACGCCTCAGCGCGCGACCGCCGAAGAATTGCTGAAGGCGCGGCTCGCCCAGAATCTTGGGCCGATCTCGGGACTGGCGATTGTCGCCAATGCGAAGGGCATTTTCGCCAGGCAGGGGCTCGACATCTCGGTCTCCAATTTCACCAGCGGGAAGCAATGCCTCGATACGGTGCTTGGAGGAGGGGCGGATATCGCGACAACCGCCGAGGCGCCGGTCACGGCGGCCGCGATGGCGCAACAGCCGATCGCCTTCGTGGCGGGGATGGAATATTCGGATCTCAAGACCATGACCGCGGCTTCTGCCGGGATCAAGACGAAGGCCGATCTGCGTGGAAAGCGAATCGCCTTTACGGCCGGAACCGGCAGCGAAGTTTACACGTCGGTTCTGTTGAAAGCGGCGGGCCTGACTTCGAAGGACGTGACGCTCGTCAACCTGCGACCTCAGGAGATGCTCCCCGCCATGGCGGCCGGCAGCATCGACGCGTTCGATACCTGGGAGCCGCACGTCGCGAATGCGAAGAAGGCTCTTGGCGAAGGCGCGATCCCGCTTGAGACCAAAGGTCTCTACTCGGAGACCTTCAACATTGTCGTGACGCAGTCTTACCTCGCGGCCAACCCGGCGATCGTGAGCAAGTTCCTGGCGTCCCTCATCGAAGCCGAGGGCTGGCTCAAGGCGCATCCGGATGATGCGATCGACGTCATCGCCACAGCGACCGGGATGAAACGCGACGAATTGGCTTCGATCTGGCCGGACTATGTCTACCGTGTGCGCCTCGACGACAGGATTCTCACGACTCTGAAAACCCATGCTGCCTGGCGGCTCGAGACCGGCAATCATCCTCCTGGAGCGAGCATGCCCGATTTCTCGAAAGTCCTGGTGACGGCGCCGCTGAAGACGCTCGATCCAGCTCGCGTCACGTTGGAGGCGCGCCCGTGA
- a CDS encoding ABC transporter permease gives MNAVLFPPPSTVAVAILEWIRSGQFFADLMASLSRVAAGFAIGAAGGIVLGVLTGRFRLVSSLLSPLFHILRPIPPVAFVPIVILWFGLSETGKLFLVVWGVFFTVWLATHIGVQKVDRGLIRAAQMLGTPQPQMLWEIVLLGALPYITVGLRTAVSISFYTLVAAELAGAFAGIVYRIEIAQQNMQTGQVMGGLAALGLLSFVADRSFATLAERAVWWR, from the coding sequence GTGAACGCCGTGCTGTTTCCGCCACCATCGACCGTCGCTGTCGCCATTCTCGAATGGATTCGCAGCGGACAATTCTTCGCCGACCTGATGGCGAGCCTCTCGCGCGTGGCCGCGGGATTTGCGATCGGGGCCGCGGGCGGGATCGTGCTCGGCGTCCTGACTGGCCGGTTTCGGCTGGTGTCCAGCCTGCTTTCACCCTTGTTTCACATCCTTCGTCCAATTCCTCCCGTCGCCTTCGTGCCGATCGTCATCCTTTGGTTTGGCCTCTCGGAGACAGGCAAGCTTTTCCTGGTCGTTTGGGGAGTGTTCTTCACGGTATGGCTCGCGACCCACATCGGGGTGCAGAAAGTCGATCGCGGACTTATCCGTGCCGCCCAGATGCTCGGCACGCCGCAGCCACAGATGCTGTGGGAGATCGTCCTTCTTGGCGCGCTGCCCTATATCACGGTCGGTCTTCGGACCGCGGTAAGCATCTCCTTCTACACGCTGGTCGCCGCCGAATTGGCGGGAGCGTTCGCCGGCATCGTCTACCGTATCGAAATTGCGCAACAGAACATGCAAACGGGTCAGGTCATGGGCGGGTTGGCGGCTCTCGGGCTGCTTTCCTTCGTCGCCGACCGTTCCTTTGCGACTCTTGCCGAACGTGCCGTGTGGTGGCGATGA
- a CDS encoding ABC transporter ATP-binding protein → MVAMTPSLLRPDQSLRLVDTYSPSAPARQAIIRVEDLSIVFDAPSGQVIAVDRVSLAVAQGEFVSIVGPSGCGKSTLLNAMAGLERPFEGQVLMAGEATRAPRPEIGMVFQQPHLFPWKSVRRNIAHGPRALGKPKAEALRIADDLIEMIGLTKFASAYPHTLSGGMQQRVAIARALANQPRVLLMDEPFGALDAQTRAVMQDNLLELRERINATIVFVTHDIDEAILLSDRVLIMSAGPGRILKDLQVSLPRPRSSAIVAEAAYLALKRDCLDLIRSEGRRAFEQMEVKA, encoded by the coding sequence GTGGTGGCGATGACCCCGAGCCTGCTTCGTCCAGACCAGTCGCTCAGGCTCGTGGATACGTATTCGCCGTCCGCCCCGGCGCGTCAGGCGATCATCCGGGTCGAGGATTTGAGCATCGTCTTCGATGCGCCGAGCGGACAGGTCATCGCGGTCGATCGCGTATCCCTGGCGGTAGCCCAGGGAGAATTCGTCTCGATCGTCGGTCCATCCGGCTGCGGCAAGTCCACGCTCCTGAATGCGATGGCCGGCCTCGAGCGGCCGTTCGAGGGCCAAGTGCTCATGGCCGGCGAAGCAACGCGCGCACCGCGACCCGAGATCGGGATGGTCTTCCAGCAGCCACATCTGTTTCCGTGGAAATCGGTACGCCGGAACATCGCGCACGGGCCGCGCGCCCTCGGCAAGCCGAAAGCGGAGGCGCTGCGGATTGCCGACGACCTCATCGAGATGATCGGGCTGACCAAATTTGCGTCGGCATATCCGCACACGCTATCTGGAGGCATGCAGCAGCGGGTTGCGATTGCCCGTGCCCTCGCCAACCAGCCGCGCGTGCTGTTGATGGACGAGCCGTTCGGGGCGCTGGATGCACAGACCCGGGCGGTCATGCAGGACAATCTGCTCGAGCTCCGCGAGCGGATCAACGCAACAATCGTCTTCGTCACACACGACATCGATGAAGCGATCCTTCTCTCTGACCGTGTGCTGATCATGAGCGCGGGACCAGGCCGCATCCTCAAGGATCTTCAGGTGAGTCTGCCGCGACCGCGCTCCAGCGCCATCGTTGCGGAGGCTGCCTATCTCGCCCTCAAGCGGGATTGCCTTGACCTGATCCGCTCGGAAGGCCGCCGGGCCTTCGAGCAAATGGAAGTCAAGGCGTAG
- a CDS encoding M24 family metallopeptidase: protein MNVADRKITARAPFDTEKLDRLMHEAGLDALVVTSRHNVQYLLGGYRFFFFDAMEAIGVSRYLPVYVYQRGRPENALYIGNRMEGFEKELGRIAAPAVKTASWGSTDAIRLAIDHIKALGADVKRVGFEPSFLPSDAKDLLSKELGGASLADAQFVLERLRAVKTAAELDLVREASERVVNAMTATFDISTPGMSKHDIVDRLRREEHDRDLVFEYCLIAAGNSHNRAPSDQRLKAGDVISLDSGGNYKGYIGDLSRMGVVGEPDAELHDLLHEIEEIQQVARGAISPGARGGEIIAAGEEAVRRAPHSNVLDYTAHGIGLVSHEAPRLTGRGPVPYAPYDADRPLQPGMVISVETAMLHPSRGYIKLEDTLIVTEDGWEAPGDIARGWNIAGKA, encoded by the coding sequence ATGAATGTAGCGGACAGGAAGATCACAGCGCGCGCGCCGTTCGATACCGAAAAGCTCGACCGGCTGATGCACGAGGCGGGACTCGACGCGCTGGTCGTCACGTCCCGCCACAACGTTCAGTATCTGCTCGGCGGCTATCGCTTTTTCTTCTTCGACGCGATGGAGGCGATTGGCGTCAGCCGCTATTTGCCGGTGTACGTCTATCAGCGCGGGCGTCCGGAGAATGCGCTCTATATCGGCAACCGCATGGAAGGGTTCGAGAAGGAACTCGGCCGCATTGCGGCGCCCGCGGTCAAGACCGCTTCCTGGGGTAGCACGGACGCGATCCGTCTCGCCATCGATCACATCAAGGCGCTGGGCGCCGACGTGAAACGCGTCGGGTTCGAGCCGAGTTTCCTGCCGTCCGATGCCAAGGATCTCCTGAGCAAAGAGCTCGGCGGCGCGTCGCTGGCGGACGCGCAATTCGTGCTGGAACGGCTGCGCGCGGTCAAGACCGCGGCAGAGCTTGACCTGGTGCGTGAAGCTTCCGAGCGCGTGGTGAACGCGATGACGGCGACCTTCGACATCAGCACGCCGGGCATGAGCAAGCACGATATCGTCGATCGGCTGCGGCGCGAGGAACACGACAGGGACCTTGTGTTCGAGTACTGCCTGATTGCTGCCGGCAACAGCCACAATCGCGCACCCTCCGATCAGCGCTTGAAGGCGGGCGACGTGATCTCGCTCGATTCCGGCGGCAACTATAAAGGCTATATCGGCGACCTCAGCCGCATGGGCGTGGTGGGCGAGCCCGACGCGGAATTGCACGACCTGCTGCACGAGATCGAGGAGATCCAGCAGGTAGCGCGCGGCGCGATCAGCCCCGGTGCGCGTGGCGGCGAAATCATCGCCGCCGGCGAAGAGGCGGTGCGCCGGGCGCCGCATAGCAATGTGCTGGACTACACGGCGCACGGCATCGGCCTTGTCAGTCACGAAGCGCCGCGGCTCACCGGACGTGGGCCGGTGCCTTATGCGCCTTACGATGCCGATCGGCCGCTGCAGCCCGGGATGGTGATCTCGGTCGAGACCGCGATGCTCCATCCTTCGCGCGGCTACATCAAGCTCGAGGATACGCTGATCGTCACTGAGGATGGCTGGGAAGCCCCCGGCGACATCGCACGCGGATGGAACATCGCGGGCAAAGCCTGA
- the atzF gene encoding allophanate hydrolase, with the protein MPQAILSAQSRPLRSPAELASIITTVYERIERDRRRNCWIYVRPIEEALAEADALVQRAEEGEVLPLLGVPFGVKDNIDVEDMPTTAACPSFEYVAAQSARCVERLTAAGAICLGKTNLDQFATGLSGTRSPYGACSSAANDLYISGGSSSGSAAAVASGHVAFALGTDTGGSGRIPAGFNGIIGIKPTVGLVSSRGLVPNCPTLDCPSIFCNSIAEGRILLGLIEGFDDSDPYSRQRIASSSPSPRKFRFGQVSAGHLNSFGMPECNDLYRQACTRLSELGGQARQIDFAPFAEAGEMLFSGPWIAERHAAISALLDIDHGNLLDVIRNVLSAAVRFSAIDAFAAQHRLLKLRRQIQSLFEEIDVLVVPTAPRPFTISEMMEDPVTLNSRLGYYSYFANLVDLCAVAVPNATLGNGMPMGITLLAPAWYDYALLDLAERWLPDAKAALFDPRVYPKAAS; encoded by the coding sequence GTGCCGCAAGCTATCTTATCCGCGCAGAGTCGACCTCTACGTTCGCCTGCCGAGTTAGCCTCCATCATCACAACCGTCTATGAGCGCATCGAACGGGACCGGCGCCGCAACTGCTGGATCTATGTGCGGCCCATAGAAGAAGCGCTGGCCGAGGCTGATGCCCTTGTGCAGCGAGCGGAGGAGGGTGAAGTCCTGCCGCTCCTTGGCGTGCCATTCGGCGTCAAGGACAACATTGATGTTGAGGACATGCCAACGACAGCTGCCTGTCCGTCATTCGAATATGTGGCTGCGCAATCGGCCAGATGCGTCGAGAGATTGACGGCCGCGGGTGCGATCTGTCTTGGCAAAACCAACCTAGATCAATTCGCAACCGGACTGTCCGGCACCCGCTCCCCCTATGGTGCCTGTTCCAGCGCTGCTAACGATCTGTATATTTCCGGCGGTTCGAGCTCCGGTTCGGCTGCTGCCGTAGCATCCGGCCATGTTGCCTTCGCTCTCGGCACAGATACCGGCGGCTCGGGCAGGATTCCCGCAGGCTTCAATGGGATCATCGGGATCAAGCCAACCGTCGGCCTCGTCTCATCCCGGGGGCTTGTGCCGAACTGTCCGACGCTCGATTGCCCCTCGATTTTCTGCAATTCCATTGCCGAGGGTCGAATTCTGCTCGGGTTGATCGAAGGATTCGACGACAGCGATCCTTATAGCCGCCAACGGATTGCCTCGTCCTCTCCATCTCCTCGCAAATTCCGGTTCGGCCAGGTCTCTGCCGGTCATCTGAATTCATTCGGAATGCCGGAATGCAATGATCTTTACAGGCAGGCCTGCACGAGGCTTTCGGAACTGGGAGGCCAAGCCAGGCAAATTGACTTCGCGCCTTTCGCCGAAGCCGGTGAAATGCTCTTTTCAGGGCCTTGGATTGCCGAACGTCATGCGGCGATCAGCGCGCTCCTGGACATCGACCATGGAAACCTGCTTGACGTCATCCGCAACGTGCTGAGCGCAGCTGTCCGGTTTTCCGCAATAGATGCTTTTGCCGCGCAACATCGACTCTTGAAGCTGCGACGCCAGATCCAATCGCTTTTCGAGGAGATCGATGTCTTGGTAGTACCTACCGCGCCACGCCCCTTTACGATCTCGGAGATGATGGAAGATCCGGTCACGCTCAATAGTCGCCTCGGTTATTACTCTTATTTTGCCAATCTCGTGGACTTGTGCGCGGTGGCAGTTCCCAACGCAACGCTCGGCAACGGCATGCCGATGGGCATCACTTTGCTAGCGCCTGCGTGGTACGACTATGCTCTTCTCGACCTTGCCGAGCGATGGCTGCCCGATGCGAAGGCTGCACTGTTCGATCCAAGAGTATATCCGAAGGCCGCGTCCTAG
- a CDS encoding Crp/Fnr family transcriptional regulator, translating to MLAGSDALVGSLPSLLDPLCEADRRRVLAIGREEVLQAGKHVWRQGDLQNGIYLIEEGRIRSYYAAPSGREVTLAYWFAGNFVGGPDLFGTGAHVWSSVAVERSQVTFLPGPALRALALQSASIAVALLDALAFKARCYSAMAQMLGTRSVTERLHRLLVFLSKIYGSQQGREIVIGIPFTHGDLANLIGSTRQWVTVQLSRMQARGVIRYHRGLIVILNPRALDLEVV from the coding sequence ATGCTGGCGGGATCGGATGCTCTGGTCGGGTCGCTGCCCAGCTTGTTGGATCCGTTGTGTGAGGCTGACCGGCGTCGTGTCCTCGCCATCGGCCGCGAGGAGGTCCTGCAAGCAGGCAAGCATGTCTGGCGCCAGGGCGATCTGCAGAACGGCATTTATCTGATCGAAGAGGGGCGTATTCGCAGCTACTACGCGGCTCCTTCCGGACGCGAGGTGACGCTGGCCTACTGGTTCGCCGGCAATTTCGTCGGCGGCCCGGATCTGTTCGGTACTGGTGCCCACGTATGGTCTTCGGTCGCGGTGGAACGGAGCCAGGTTACGTTCTTGCCCGGCCCAGCCCTGCGCGCGCTGGCGCTTCAATCGGCTAGTATCGCGGTCGCGCTGCTGGATGCACTCGCCTTCAAGGCACGGTGCTATTCGGCCATGGCGCAAATGCTGGGGACCCGCTCGGTGACCGAGCGGTTGCATCGTCTGTTGGTCTTCCTCTCGAAGATCTACGGCTCGCAGCAGGGCCGTGAGATCGTGATCGGGATCCCGTTCACACATGGTGATCTCGCCAATCTGATCGGTTCAACACGCCAATGGGTTACGGTGCAGCTTTCCCGCATGCAGGCAAGGGGTGTCATCCGTTATCACCGAGGCCTGATTGTAATCCTCAATCCGCGCGCTCTCGATCTCGAAGTCGTCTAG
- a CDS encoding MFS transporter — METKGEDLVTRYDEAPLNARYWVSMALAVTTSIFDFFDFFIVGFLVAVLAPQWHLTFGQTSVMLLSAGVGAIVGSLAWGALADHFGRKTLTIAGVVLCALGAGSISINPDGAWILFACLRFVVGFGVGAVAAVALPLIVEYTPTRHRTILTSVTVIPVSLGILAASLTAATLLQLIGWRGLAALGFLPLAPAILIAVVMPESVRWLVSRGRHAEARRIVGRALNVPPDNLPQPAIAPAGHVRSPASSFADLLAKPKLFWLTVIVWFGASTANYGVFLWGPTIVALLMGVSPMQAAHLFVFVSLTGMLGRTAFSFLPQWLGRRRCGEIMGYGIALSLGAAALFFDRIIFGYPAFVVVLIPAALFFDGGFSNIAPYSAEIFPVRLSARGVGLAQAANGVGKISGPLCLALIAGASNLITPKATIEAVTPAFLFLAACGLAIGLAFSLLGIETHGKPLALESGDPAVAPRETVPVREHATTQRA; from the coding sequence ATGGAGACCAAAGGGGAGGATCTCGTCACGCGCTATGACGAGGCGCCGCTCAATGCCCGTTACTGGGTCAGCATGGCGCTCGCCGTCACGACAAGCATCTTTGATTTTTTCGACTTCTTCATCGTGGGCTTCCTGGTGGCGGTGCTGGCCCCGCAATGGCACCTGACGTTCGGCCAGACCTCGGTCATGCTGCTCAGCGCCGGCGTCGGCGCGATCGTCGGATCGCTGGCCTGGGGCGCGCTGGCGGATCATTTCGGCCGCAAGACGTTGACGATCGCAGGCGTCGTTCTTTGCGCGCTGGGCGCAGGTTCCATCTCGATCAACCCGGACGGCGCGTGGATCCTGTTCGCGTGCCTGCGCTTCGTCGTCGGCTTCGGCGTCGGCGCTGTAGCCGCGGTCGCGCTGCCGCTGATCGTCGAATATACGCCGACGCGGCACCGCACGATCCTGACCAGCGTCACGGTGATCCCGGTTTCGCTCGGAATCCTCGCGGCGTCGCTCACGGCCGCGACGCTGTTGCAGTTGATCGGCTGGCGCGGCCTCGCGGCGCTGGGTTTCTTGCCGCTGGCTCCGGCCATTCTGATCGCGGTTGTTATGCCGGAGTCCGTGCGCTGGCTGGTATCGCGCGGGCGTCACGCCGAGGCGCGCCGCATCGTCGGCCGGGCATTAAACGTGCCGCCGGATAATTTGCCGCAGCCGGCTATCGCGCCGGCAGGCCATGTGCGGTCGCCGGCCTCGAGCTTCGCCGATCTGTTGGCCAAGCCAAAACTGTTCTGGCTCACGGTGATCGTCTGGTTCGGCGCGAGCACGGCCAATTACGGCGTGTTCCTGTGGGGGCCCACGATCGTCGCGCTGTTGATGGGCGTGTCGCCGATGCAGGCCGCCCATCTCTTCGTCTTCGTCAGCCTGACCGGCATGCTCGGCCGTACCGCGTTCTCGTTCCTGCCGCAATGGCTTGGGCGGCGGCGCTGCGGTGAGATCATGGGCTATGGCATCGCGCTTTCGCTCGGCGCGGCGGCGCTGTTCTTCGACCGCATCATCTTTGGCTATCCGGCGTTCGTCGTGGTGTTGATCCCGGCGGCGTTGTTCTTCGACGGCGGTTTTTCCAACATCGCGCCGTATTCCGCCGAGATCTTTCCGGTGCGGCTAAGCGCGCGCGGCGTGGGACTGGCGCAGGCCGCCAACGGTGTCGGAAAGATTTCGGGACCGCTCTGCCTCGCGCTGATCGCCGGCGCGTCGAATCTGATCACGCCCAAGGCCACCATCGAGGCCGTCACGCCGGCCTTTCTGTTCCTGGCCGCCTGCGGCCTCGCGATCGGGCTCGCCTTCAGCCTGCTTGGTATCGAAACCCATGGCAAGCCGCTGGCGCTAGAGAGCGGCGATCCGGCCGTAGCACCGCGCGAAACGGTGCCGGTGCGCGAGCACGCCACGACCCAGCGAGCATGA